In the Oncorhynchus keta strain PuntledgeMale-10-30-2019 chromosome 14, Oket_V2, whole genome shotgun sequence genome, one interval contains:
- the LOC118393386 gene encoding AP-3 complex subunit mu-2-like yields the protein MIHSLFLVNSSGDIFLEKHWKSVVSRSVCDYFFEAQERASEPENVPPVIPTPHHCLISVLRHRIYFVAVIQSEVPPLFVIEFLHRVVDTFQDYFGVCTEAAIKDNVVVVYELLEEMLDNGFPLATESNILKELIKPPTILRTVVNTITGSTNVGEQLPTGQLSVVPWRRTGVKYTNNEAYFDVVEEIDAIIDKSGSTITAEIQGVIDACVKLTGMPDLTLSFMNPRLLDDVSFHPCVRFKRWEAERILSFIPPDGNFRLLSYHVSSQNLVAIPVYVKHNITFREGSSQGRFELTLGPKQTMGKGVEAVLVSSQLPRGVLNTNLNPTQGTYTFDPVTKLLSWDVGKINPQKLPSLKGSMSLQAGASKPDENPTINIQFKIQQSALSGLKVNRLDMYGEKYKPFKGIKYMTKAGKFQVRT from the exons ATGATCCACAGCCTGTTCCTCGTGAACTCCTCGGGGGACATTTTCCTGGAGAAGCACTGGAAGAGCGTTGTGAGCCGCTCCGTGTGCGACTACTTTTTCGAGGCGCAAGAGCGCGCCAGCGAGCCGGAGAACGTGCCCCCAGTCATCCCGACCCCACACCACTGCCTAATCAGTGTGCTAAGGCACCGCATTTACTTTGTGGCAGTTATTCAGAGCGAGGTGCCGCCACTCTTTGTCATTGAGTTCTTACACAGGGTGGTTGATACATTCCAG GACTACTTTGGGGTGTGCACGGAGGCAGCGATCAAGGACAATGTGGTGGTAGTATATGAGCTACTAGAGGAGATGCTGGACAATGGATTCCCCCTGGCCACAGAGTCCAATATCCTCAAAGAGCTCATCAAGCCGCCCACCATCCTGCGAACAGTGGTCAACACCATCACAG GCAGTACCAATGTAGGGGAGCAGCTCCCTACTGGCCAGTTGTCCGTGGTGCCATGGCGACGCACTGGAGTGAAGTACACAAACAACGAGGCCTACTTTGATGTAGTGGAGGAGATTGATGCCATAATCGATAAATCAG GCTCCACTATCACAGCAGAGATCCAGGGGGTGATTGATGCCTGTGTGAAATTAACAGGCATGCCTGACCTCACTCTCTCGTTCATG AACCCTCGTCTGCTGGATGATGTGAGCTTCCACCCGTGTGTGAGGTTCAAGCGCTGGGAAGCGGAGAGGatcctctccttcatccccccAGATGGAAACTTCCGGCTGCTCTCCTACCACGTCAGCTCCCAGAA TCTGGTGGCCATCCCAGTGTACGTCAAGCACAACATCACGTTCAGGGAGGGTAGTTCTCAGGGCCGCTTTGAGCTGACCCTGGGCCCCAAGCAGACCATGGGGAAGGGAGTAGAGGCTGTTCTGGTCAGCAGCCAGCTGCCCCGCGGAGTTCTCAACACCAACCTCAACCCCACCCAGGGGACATACACCTTCGACCCTGTCACTAAG CTCCTGTCGTGGGACGTGGGTAAGATCAACCCTCAGAAACTGCCGAGTCTAAAAGGCTCTATGAGCCTGCAGGCAGGGGCCTCCAAGCCAGACGAGAACCCGACCATCAACATCCAGTTCAAGATCCAACAGTCGGCCCTCtctg GACTGAAGGTGAATCGGTTGGATATGTACGGGGAGAAGTACAAGCCATTCAAAGGCATCAAGTACATGACCAAAGCTGGCAAATTCCAGGTCCGGACATAG